TACTCTGCTTCAGCAACTGCCATAGTTGCTGGCCCCATAAGGTGCACCAAGAGCACTCCAAATGGCTGATGACAGGGTGATGGTGGAGATGCGCCTACATGCCAAGCTATTTGTGGGCTCTGCGGAAGCAGGCAAAGGCCTCTCTTGGTCAGGCAGTGCATCCATCCCCTCACCAAGCACAGGCCAACAAGTCTGCCAAAGCAACAGTTACTCATtacctactactactactactactattggcaaccttcagtcaaaagactctggtatctggtatcgcgctctgaaaggtggttctggcacagcgtctagtgtggttgaaaaggccaattcgggagtgacaatcccttccacactgggaccaagtgcagtctgtccctggcctgtctccctggctgtgggctttccttctttgcctcagactgttggccaagtgtctcttcaaactgggaaaggccatgctgcacagcctgcctccaagcgggccgctcagaggccagggtttcccacttgttgaggtccatccctaaggccttcagatccctcttgcagatgtccttgtatcgcagctgtggtctacctgtagggcgctttccttgcacgagttctccatattggagatcctttgggatccgcccatcatccattctcaggacatgacctaCAGTGAACCATTACCTACATGACCTACAGTGAACCAAATACTGTATTACATCACAACTGTGCAGGGTACACCCCCAGTCTCTCTCTGGTTTGACCACCTCAGGCACCTGTAGACATTACAATCCCTCTGCATTTTGGGAGATGTGACCAGGCCCAACCCCCTTCTCTTCCAGCTCAGAGCTAAAGAGCACCTGAAGGTCTGCAGCTGAGTGTTCTACAGGGGCCCTAGAGAAGAGTGAGCACCCTTAGGGGCCGTGCGCATGTGACCAGAGCAGAAAGCAGGATCCAGGCATTTCCTCCAGCCCCAGCCATGCCCCTTTCCAAGCATCACTTCTGTGTTGGTGAATCCAGGCAACGCTCCcactcagccctgcctcccataTGCAGGCTGGCTCAACAAACAGAAGGGCAGATTCATACCACAAGGGAGTCAGGCTTTCAGGGATGGGGGTCAGACAGGGCCCCACACATGCTGGGCATGTGGTCAGCCTTGGGCACCAAGCTGCCCCCCCAATTCCATGCTGGCTGGCAGCTCTCAGAGCACTACAGTGCTTGAAGGCTAGGAGTTGGAACTCAAGGCCAGCTTGAAAATAGGACAGTAAGCCTTGGAAGCCTGTCACTCCCTTGGGTCACCTTTCCTTGTCACACCCCTAACAAGGGAGCAGCAGTAGTTTGTAACAGACAAGCTGGGAGCAGTGCAGCAACACTCTTCATGAAGCTCTTTGCCCCCTCGAAATCCACTGTAATGGACTACCTTCAGCCATAAGCAGCAGTACTCCCCCACATTCTTCtttgtaggtggggggggggaaggaggaccaATGTGGGCAGGCCTGCTCCAGCTTCTGACATGCAAACACCTGCCCACTGCTGTAACAAGCCCCCTCCCTTGCCCTGCAGCTAAATCTCAGCCAGATAGCTCAGGCCCCAAAGGTTGGGCTAGGGGAGAAGGAAGCTCCTTCAGCATGCTCCCTCCCCTCATTTTCATCACAACCCAGACTGAGAGCTTCATCGGTTTGTGCAAGCCTCCTCCAAGGCAGCCTTGACAGACTCCTCCAGCTGTGGGTGACTAGGAGCAGCAGAGAGAGCCCTGGTCAAGGGGAGACCTGTCTCAGGCCCAGAGGCGGGACATTGCTTCTCTGCTGTGCTGTTGCCAAGGACGAGTTGGAGCAGCTCAGGGTTTGCTCTGTGCCCCACATGCCCCCCCGCCTGCCAGCCAGCAGCagtcccccctccttttccaggcagccaaTCATGTCCAGCAGCTCCTTTGAGAATGCTCTTTATTTGCGGGGCCGAGAGGGTCTGTGTGTACATTGGAATGTGTTACAGGGCCTAGCGCTTCGCTGCATagggttacaaaatcttcttaaataccccccttccctccacacacacacagaatgtacTGTAAGGGAGGGTGCTTCATTCAATAGTGGAGCTAAAATCAGACAACTTTTTAACACAGCCAAGTCAATGCGGTTCATGGCTGTCACCTACAGTACAggcaacccctcccccattcacccAGGGCACTCTCTGGAAAGGGCCACACCAACAAGGCAATGTGAGAGAGGCCAGTGACTTCTACAGCAGGAGAGCACATGCCCGAAGCTGCTAGAGCCATCCCTGACAGCTAGGAGTCACCAGTGCCCCCTCAAGTGACAAGGATTTTGAAGGGCCTGAAACATGTCCTTGGCAGCCCTTTGGTTGGGCAGCAGCTCCGGGCAGGTGGTAGAAGAGTCCAGAAATGGTCCGAGCCAGGCACAGAGCTGTGCCCGTAGCAaagcccctcccccaacacaattTATTGGCAAGGGTGCAACTGCACCAGGGAAGGGGTGCCAGTCTTTGTCTGCCTGTCCTGTTATGGTTGGCAAAGGGTTCGAGTTGGTCACCTCTGGCTGCTACCACcactgagaacaaaacaaaatgggaAGTGGCCACTGCAGACTGGAGCACGAGTGGAGTGTGCTTCAGGGTCACGAAGAGGGGCAGGCCTGGCCCAGCCTGGCCAGAGaagcaagcagcctctccctgccGGCCCGGAACCTTGGAAATGGAGGTGGGCAAACGGGTGTGTCAGACTCCACTGACACAGAGAGGGCTGCAGCCCTTACACAAGGAATCACAGCCTCCGCATCTTCCTCACTGCTTCCTCGTGGCGGGAGCTACAGGATCTCATACTTGTCCACAAGGAAAGTGGTCTCTGTGGAGAACCTCACTGGGCTGTTCCCATCCACCTGCGTCACTTTGGTGACCTAAaagcagagaaaaagagcacacaTTCCAAGATCAGCAAGAACAGCTCTTTCCACAGCACAGACGGACACACCTGAAGAAAAGGCAGGCACTCCCTTCTGGCTTGGCCTACTAGGACCTCAAGTGGACTGGGCCTGTGTCAGATGAGGCCATCTGTTGGGTGCGCACACAGGGGATCTCAGTTCAACAGCCCACGAGAGCTGGACAGCACTGGGATGacacacccaaggcagcctacGTCTTTGGAAGGAGCAAATCAAGTGCCTAGCATGGACAGGGCTGAATCTCTTATCTTTCCTGGGGTCTTTGAAAAGCCACTGCTGGCTGGAAGAAAACACCCTGAGCTGGAGTTCATGGCAGGCACCCAGAAGAGGGTTTTCCAACTGCAGAGTGAGCTGCATAGGGGGCCAGGACAGCCAGCAGTCCCCGCTGTGCATGGCGCAGCCAGCGGTCTTCCTTCCCTGGACTTGCCTGTATGTTGCAGTAGTTCTTCTTGGAAATGAAGGAGAGGTGCACAGGGAAGAAGTCGTTGGGCTGCCCTGCAATGCTGAACTCGAGGCTGCCACTCTTGTTTTTGGCATCGATTACAGGCAGGCACCACTCCAGGATGTTCTTCCGACTGTCATGGCGATATTCACCATCGATTTCCCCAATCACGGGAGCTCCCACACCAGATCTGTATAAGCAAACCAAGGTCAGTGGAGGAACTCCCCCCGCGGCGCACACCCTGCATGAGAGAGTCTTCAGGTTGCTGCCAGAAAAACCAAGCCAGGTACTCACGGCAAGGGGATGGTGATAGTCACATCATTCAACTCCAGGCTCTCCTCCTGCAGCTCATACTCAATGTTGACATCGCAGCCACTCCCGCTCTCTGACGGCCAGCAGTTGACTAGAGTAAAGAGGCACCCTATTGACGGTGTGAACTTTCCCAGCTGACAGGCTCTCCTTGAGGACCAGGAATGGCCCAACAATGCCAGCAGGGGCCTCTCAGAACAGGCCTTGCCTGTCAAGGCAGGCTGGCCACACCTGCCTTGGCCTCTGCACCATGGGACTCCTGGGGCAAAACCCTTGCAAGCGCCACTACACTCACTCGTCAGAGGAATGAGCGACTCTTCCGTGGTCTGCAGCCGCCATTTCAGCACCCCCACATCACTGTTGATAGGGAAAGACTTCTCGGGATTCTTCAGACCAATCAGGGAATCTGCTGTAAAAAGCTTCTTGTCAACGTTGGGGTGAGTCTGAAGGGAAAAACATGACAAGAGAATTGGCTGGTGCTCCCAGAGTCtccagggcagggaggcagaAGCCCCACCCCTCAAATTCTGGGCTGACTAGCTGCGATGTCTGATCAGCTCCCTTGTGCTCAGAATGATAGAGAGGGGACTGCTTGGTctaaaaaaaatgcttctctgctgaaaccctagagagctgttGTCAGCCTGGGTCAACAACATTGACCCACAAGGTTCAAGGACTCAACCCAAGGTAGCTTCCCATCTTCCTAACTGGGACAGGGCAGATAGCCAGTCAGAGAAGGCTAGTGATAATCCCTTGACCAGAGATGATGGTCACCAGTTTGTGCACTCGACTGGAAAAACTGCTTGAGAAACAACTGCTCTTGtagaatgcaagggaggacaaAGTGAAACACCCCATCTCCCATTACCACTGGCCCAAATCCAGAAAGCGGGGCCACAGTCTGCTGCAGGGGTGGGAGACCTCCTGACCCCAGAGCAGTCACCACACAAAGGTAACCTGCAACAAAACCCACAAGAAACCATTGAGCCCAAAACAGATTCCAGAAGACTGGAAACAGCAGAGCTAGGAGTAGCACCATTCTAGCCTGCAGCAACACCCACAAGGATTTTTCAAGAGGTTTTCTGAAACCGTTGTTTTCTGAACGGCTTTTACCTGACACTGAAAGGAGATCAGAGCGACTACCAGATGGGCCTCCCAAAGGGAGCATTCCACAGGCAGGATGCCTTCGCCACCACAGCAGCAGGCCTCAGCAGACAAGGGATTGTTGTAGGAGAGTCCAGCCACCCCAGGGCCTGACCACTCAACACCAATGGCCTGAGACATGCTTGGAAACGGACCAGCAGCCAGCAAGGTGCGGCATGTCCTCTAGGGCTAGTCCCAGCTAGCAGCTGTATTTGCAACTAGAATTTGCAGGCTGCTTTTACAGAAAGCACAACAGTCACGTTATCTGCGCATTAGCAGTGCCTGAGTAACTGAAGCCAAGCAGCCTTTCTGGAAGAAGTTACAGGCAGCACCCTGGCAGAGCCAGGCAGGCGCCTCACGGCAGGTGTTACTCAGGCTTCCAGTAAAGAGCCGCATCCATCACTACCCCCAGGCTACGCCATCTCCCTGGAGGGAAACTTCATCTGCAGCAGGTCACGTGCCACCCCAACAATCAGAGGCTGCCAATGCTACTTCCCCACCTGGTTATGCtgcacacccctcccccacatcccccctcccaattctGCAGCTTCACCCACATAGGCAGCAACCAGGCCAGCTGTACCTGGAGCTGCACCCCCTTCTTGTCCTCGTTCTCAACGTGGATGCGAATGCGGGCAAACTTCTCATCTAGGATCCGGAGCATGATCATGCCGTGCAGCTCCATGTTCTGCAGCCCCCCGTCCCGGCCACAGGTCAGCGAGATCTTCTCCTCTATCTTCATGTGCACGCTGAGAGAAGAGAGCAGGGATCAAAAcacacagggaggctgcacacagaggCCCAAAGATAGGGAAAGCTCCATCTCCACAGCATGAGCCCCACAAGTAGCAGCCCCTGCCGACCACTCCTCTTGCTGCCTCTGCCTCGTGGTCTGGACCAGCTGCTTGAACTGTGTGTACCCCTTCCTCCTTGCTACTAAGTACAGGGTGATGCAGTTCTTGCCCCAAGTGAAGCAGCTGCGCTAGTGTACAGCAGTGAGAACTTCTTGTTCAGGTTCTACCAGGTGCCCAAGGACTGCCTGCTGGGAAGCACACACAAAAGAGGCCGGCTCCCCCCAAAACAGCAGAGCGCCCAGGACGTTCCCTCACAGAAAACCAGGCTGtgtcaggccaaagacccaaaAGTAGGGATTGAAGTACAGCAGCAACTACCTCAAACATTGCCCTCTCCTCGCTATCCCAGAACCTGACACCCACCTCTCCATGTTCACAGGTGGCGCAAGAACAGTGGCTGTTTCTGAAGAGCGCTTGCCAACGGAAGAGGTGACAATGTTCTCTCCTTCCGACTTTAACTTGTCCACAAAATTATCCACTTCCTTCCCCTTCGCACCCAATTTGAGTGCCTTGTTGGAACCAGACGGCCTAGTGAACAAAACAAATGCAATTTTCCTCAGTCAACCCTGTGAGTGCTTGTGCTGCTACCACGGCagtctcttcccttccccccattcCACAAAGCTCAATGCAAGATCAAATACAAgaccagcctatttatacacagatttttgatacatggatttgactcaacatgaacggCCATTGCAAAtaagaagaaatgtgctgatctctggagaagagAAAACTGCAGTCCTTtataatcagtttaaaaaactgaacagtcctttgtCAATAGCCTCCTTAGTGAGAGAAAaaacagctggctgacaatccatcaatctttctctctccagtggacccctcccttccccctgagcaaggtgatcactttgcattggtgaagggagggctgAATGAAGTTCCTTTGCAAGCACTTGGAAGAGGACTgagggattgtcttcttaattactcttatcttgcatcacaaaggttagcaaggctgtttttaaatcacagcagcaaagaaactttgatttgctgttttttgccatccacctgagtgcctGGACAGAACCAAAGGGAATAACTAAGCCCAACCTGTACTGTCCACACATCAAGTCCCTGCGTGCCAAAATGACACACTCCAGTTAAGAAATGCTTCATTCAGATCTCCCCCTCCAAGAAGCCTAACATTCAAGCAACCCATAAGTGCCCAGAACAAGACACTGGGagagaagctgctgctggcaccACTTCTAGAGTGCAGCCAGCCTCCTCCTTGTTGACACCTCACATTGGCTCTCCTGGGGGGCCACTACTAAGCCCTTTCCTTGGCCCCAAACACAACCCAGGTCCTTCTATACCTGCTAGGTGCAGGAGCTGCTTTCGGCTTCTCAGTCTCAATGATGGTTTCTGTGATCATGGCAGCCGTGGTGCCTCCCGACACGGCTGAGCTACCAAAACCACCAAAGCCTGGTGCTTTTGCGCCCCGGCGCTCTGCATCCCTGCGCGCCTGCTGCAGCTCCTTGGCCTTCCGGCGCATCTCAGCCTTGGCCTCGCGCTCCTGCGTCTGCAAAGAACAGACAAGTGTTTGAGCCTCTGTCTCCAAGATGCGCGGAGGGCCTCGGCCCAGCACGGCGGATGGGAAGAGACAGGAACTGGCGGAGAACGCGCGCCTGGGCCTACCTCGCGGACCGCTCTGAAGACCTTCTCCTCGTGCGAGTCCATCTCCGTGAAGGTGCGGATCTGGGCCAGGTTGACGTTCTCCCGGTACCCGAGGGCCACGATCTCGTCGAAGGCGAAGATCAGGTCGAAGCAGTGCTCGGAGATCTCGCTCTCCTCCAGCGCCCGGCAGTACTCGGGGATCTGGAGGGACGGGAGAGGAAGTGCTGGGGGCGGCCGGGCCTGCAGGGGCTCGCCCCCCCCCGCTGCCAGGACCCGCCCCCCCGCGCCTCGGCCGCCCCCCGCCTCACCACGCGCGAGAAGAGCCGCAGCGTCTCCAGGTCCTCCAGGATGTTGCTGTTGCGCGTGGTGATGAGCAGCGCGTAGAGCTTCTCCAGCGGCTGGTACACGTAGCGCACGCTCTCGGTCTCCACGAAGGTGTGCTGCCGGCCCGTGTTCATCAGCTTGGGGAAGGCGGCCAGCAGCCCCTCCACGCGCGTGCGCGTCATCTCCACGAACTGGCGCGACACCAGCGCCTTCCCCGCCTTCGTGCACACGGCTGCGGCCAGGAGCACCTGCGGGGGGGGGCGGTCAGCGCGGCAGGCGGCACTCGGGGACGCCTCTCCGGGgacgcccgcccgcctgcccgcccgcccgccgggaAGGGCCGCCCCGAGCCCGGGCGGAGGCGCACTCACCATGGCGCGTCCGAGGCCGTCCGGCCGCCGCTGCTGCTCCTCGGAGTGCCACACAAGATGGCGGCGCGAGCCACGTCCCCCGGGCGGAAGCGCGTCAGCGCGCGACGGGCCCGCCCGCAGTCTCGCGAGAGCGCTGCCGTCTCCACGGAGACCGCGACCCGGCCGTCCGAGCGCGCGAGCATGGCCGGGGCGCCGCCGTCCTCCGAGGCCGGCCTGCAGGTCTGCTGCGGGGGGCGGGGGCGCGCCGGGCGGGGGCGGGAGGACGGACCCCGCGCTCACCGCCCTCTCCCCGCAGACGCGCCTGGTGGAGAACCAGCCCTACGACGAGAGCCTGGAGGTGAACGAGACCGAGGACGTCACCAGCATCTACGCGCCCAGCCCGCCCCAGCCAGGTAGCCGCGGCGCGCCCCCCCCACAGGGCCCCCCCACAGGGCCCCCCTGACCCCGTCTCTCCGCAGGGCCCAGGCCTTCGCGCGGCCCCCACAAGAGTCTGGCCGAGAACAGCAGCGAGGACGACGACGAGGAGGTGCTCAAGGTAGGCCCCGCCCGCCCCGGAAGTGCGGAGGAGGGAGGCCCGCGCGCCACGCCCCCGCAGAGGccagcctccccaccccgccccgcctcagcctctcccttccccaggagaagGCGGCTGCCCAGCTGGCCTCCCAGCGCAGGTTCAGCGGCAACGAGGTGGAGGACGAGGACGAGGACTCCTCGGAGACAGACTCGGaggatgacgacgacgacgaggAGCACGGGGCCCCCCTGGAAGGGTGAGCGGGTGGCGCTGCTGCTGCGCGGGTGGTCCAggcctcggcaggcaggcaggcaggctccgaGACCCGGTCTCCCTGCCTCACCGGCCCTTCTCTGCAGGGCCTACAACTCGGCGGACTACGACTACCTTCCGGTCTCCATGGAGATCAAGGAGCTCTTCCAGTACATTCGCAGGTGAGGGCAGAGCCGGGCGGGAGGGGCTGGGGGCCTTGGCCGTCCTTCCTGGCCCCGCTCAGGGTCTTGCCCCTCAGGTACTCCTCGCAAATGATCGACCTGGAGCACAAGCTGAAGCCCTTCATTCCGGACTTCATTCCTGCGGTCGGAGACATTGACGCCTTCTTAAAGGTGCGCTGCTTGCGCTGATGCTCCTGCACGGTGCTGCCTGAGAAGGGCATCCAGGACAGCTCTTCCCTGGGACAGCACCCCCGTTCTTGCCTGTGACACGGAGGGGCCTCAGTAAAACGTAGGAGTTTGGTCAAGTTGCTGGCTTATTCCTCGGGCCCCATTTCTGCCTCACTGGAGGTGGTTGCGCTTCCTAGAGAAAACGCTCTTGGCCAGGGTCGTTCTCCAGAGGTGGGGGAAATGGAGACGTTTCTTCTATGGACACCTTGGGTTGTGCCCTGCAGGTTCCACGCCCCGACGGAAAGGCAGACAACCTGGGCTTGCTGGTGCTGGATGAGCCGTCCACCAAGCAGTCAGACCCCACCGTGCTCTCTCTTTGGCTGACAGAGAATTCCAAGCAGCACAACGTCGCCGTGAGTGGGGAGGGTGAGGGCTGAGGGGCTGCTCTGGTACGGCAGCACATGGGTGGCATGACAGCGAGCGCATCTGGCCTCTGTTTCCAGCAGCAGATCAAAGTGAAGAGCCTGGAGAATGCGGAGAAGAACCCCAAGGCCATTGACAGCTGGATCGAAAGCATTAGTGAGCTCCATCGCTGCAAGCCTCCGGCCACCGTCCACTATTCCAGGtagcctgcagcctctgcagcatgCCCAtctaagtttgggaagcacagtgctggatcctcctcctcctcttcattgaAGAGGTGGCAGAAGCGACCCTCTCTGGCCGCCTCTCCCCTCTTTTCAGGCTGACCCCTGTGTCTGTTTGCAGGCCCATGCCAGACATTGACACTTTGATGCAGGAGTGGTCCCCAGAGTTTgaagagctgctgggcaaggtgCGGACATCCAGGAGGTCTGATCAGTTCCCCTGGGCTTCTTGCTGTAGCCTGACATACCTCCGCCCTCATTATTCTCCGTGGTGGGCCTTGTACAAGAGGGAAGGTGCACCTGGCAATAGGAGCCTGGGGAGAACTTGTGGGCTTCCTCTTAAGGGAGGCGGCCAGCACTAAGcatacctccccccccaccattcaGGTGAGCCTCCCCACAGCTGAGATCAACAGCAGCCTGGCTGAATATGCAGACCTGATTTGTGGTAAGTGGAGCATGCTGGTTCCCTGCCCCTGGGCCAGCCGGGAGAGCCTCTGCAatgaggggtggggctggcccagcaaGGCTCCCTTCTGGCCATCTGTTGCCATAGGGTTCCACTTTTCTGCTCTAGTAGAGCCAGACTAAGAGTTTCAGG
The sequence above is a segment of the Tiliqua scincoides isolate rTilSci1 chromosome 11, rTilSci1.hap2, whole genome shotgun sequence genome. Coding sequences within it:
- the ARCN1 gene encoding coatomer subunit delta, translating into MVLLAAAVCTKAGKALVSRQFVEMTRTRVEGLLAAFPKLMNTGRQHTFVETESVRYVYQPLEKLYALLITTRNSNILEDLETLRLFSRVIPEYCRALEESEISEHCFDLIFAFDEIVALGYRENVNLAQIRTFTEMDSHEEKVFRAVRETQEREAKAEMRRKAKELQQARRDAERRGAKAPGFGGFGSSAVSGGTTAAMITETIIETEKPKAAPAPSRPSGSNKALKLGAKGKEVDNFVDKLKSEGENIVTSSVGKRSSETATVLAPPVNMESVHMKIEEKISLTCGRDGGLQNMELHGMIMLRILDEKFARIRIHVENEDKKGVQLQTHPNVDKKLFTADSLIGLKNPEKSFPINSDVGVLKWRLQTTEESLIPLTINCWPSESGSGCDVNIEYELQEESLELNDVTITIPLPSGVGAPVIGEIDGEYRHDSRKNILEWCLPVIDAKNKSGSLEFSIAGQPNDFFPVHLSFISKKNYCNIQVTKVTQVDGNSPVRFSTETTFLVDKYEIL
- the IFT46 gene encoding intraflagellar transport protein 46 homolog isoform X2, with product MAGAPPSSEAGLQTRLVENQPYDESLEVNETEDVTSIYAPSPPQPGPRPSRGPHKSLAENSSEDDDEEVLKEKAAAQLASQRRFSGNEVEDEDEDSSETDSEDDDDDEEHGAPLEGAYNSADYDYLPVSMEIKELFQYIRRYSSQMIDLEHKLKPFIPDFIPAVGDIDAFLKVPRPDGKADNLGLLVLDEPSTKQSDPTVLSLWLTENSKQHNVAQIKVKSLENAEKNPKAIDSWIESISELHRCKPPATVHYSRPMPDIDTLMQEWSPEFEELLGKVSLPTAEINSSLAEYADLICAILDIPVYKDHIQSLHTLFSLYSEFKNSQHFKVLAEGKKLTSPPSNPPSQTGEPEVLSFP
- the IFT46 gene encoding intraflagellar transport protein 46 homolog isoform X1, with translation MAGAPPSSEAGLQTRLVENQPYDESLEVNETEDVTSIYAPSPPQPGPRPSRGPHKSLAENSSEDDDEEVLKEKAAAQLASQRRFSGNEVEDEDEDSSETDSEDDDDDEEHGAPLEGAYNSADYDYLPVSMEIKELFQYIRRYSSQMIDLEHKLKPFIPDFIPAVGDIDAFLKVPRPDGKADNLGLLVLDEPSTKQSDPTVLSLWLTENSKQHNVAQQIKVKSLENAEKNPKAIDSWIESISELHRCKPPATVHYSRPMPDIDTLMQEWSPEFEELLGKVSLPTAEINSSLAEYADLICAILDIPVYKDHIQSLHTLFSLYSEFKNSQHFKVLAEGKKLTSPPSNPPSQTGEPEVLSFP
- the IFT46 gene encoding intraflagellar transport protein 46 homolog isoform X3; the encoded protein is MAGAPPSSEAGLQTRLVENQPYDESLEVNETEDVTSIYAPSPPQPGPRPSRGPHKSLAENSSEDDDEEVLKEKAAAQLASQRRFSGNEVEDEDEDSSETDSEDDDDDEEHGAPLEGAYNSADYDYLPVSMEIKELFQYIRRYSSQMIDLEHKLKPFIPDFIPAVGDIDAFLKVPRPDGKADNLGLLVLDEPSTKQSDPTVLSLWLTENSKQHNVAQQIKVKSLENAEKNPKAIDSWIESISELHRCKPPATVHYSRPMPDIDTLMQEWSPEFEELLGKVSLPTAEINSSLAEYADLICAFQGLG